From one Lotus japonicus ecotype B-129 chromosome 3, LjGifu_v1.2 genomic stretch:
- the LOC130746364 gene encoding uncharacterized protein LOC130746364 — MPAVKMKAKSTTTCKRKGSYPHESLTSNKSCKTPFSMVRATHEMENLAASSQTSHDGFAAIEEFSNEHDDGKNLMSSNIDIIDGQTCLPVNADSIEERDSLPFSHPSSSDTMMSDFNRPNDGHSNQLETVTREQISTAPQVDDNNLPNFQMPDMLDSYACEMFLNGFSIDGINIFGDNLFGDGHNSSLSDLEFFATNLICDLPTLEDTIEAVDHHYGGSCEEFLQMSDPSWFQLICHQAKPIEEPDVKSSQFDSARVDYSDPEAFIRNILDLSDESNSLPGLVSEETGNMKHITLVLDLDETLVHSSMVPCDRADFTIKIFLDKEHTVYVRQRPFLQTFLEKVSEKFEIIIFTASKKLYADKLLDVLDPENKFFSRRLYRDSCIFEDSIYTKDLTVLGIDLAKVFIIDNSPQVYRLQVNNGIPIVSWYEDPSDIALISLLPFLEELADVDDVRPIIAQKFGARNK, encoded by the exons ATGCCGGCCGTTAAAATGAAGGCCAAGTCAACTACAACCTGCAAAAGAAAAGGAAGTTATCCCCATGAGTCTCTGACGTCAAATAAAAGTTGTAAAACACCATTTTCCATGGTCAGAGCAACTCATGAAATGGAAAATTTAGCTGCATCAAGCCAAACATCTCATGATG GTTTTGCTGCAATTGAAGAATTTTCCAATGAGCATGATGATGGAAAGAACTTAATGTCATCTAATATAGATATTATTGACGGGCAAACTTGTCTTCCAGTCAACGCAGATTCAATAGAAGAAAGG GATTCTTTGCCATTTTCTCATCCATCAAGTTCAGATACAATGATGTCTGATTTTAACAGGCCTAATGACGGCCATTCTAATCAATTAGAAACAG TTACTAGGGAGCAAATCTCCACGGCACCTCAAGTGGATGATAATAACTTACCCAATTTCCAAATGCCGGATATGTTAGACTCCTACGCATGTGAAATGTTTCTCAATGGGTTTTCCATTGACGGGATCAATATATTTGGCGATAATCTATTTGGTGATGGTCACAATAGTTCCCTTTCTGATCTTGAATTTTTTGCCACAAACTTGATATGTGATCTTCCCACCCTTGAGGACACAATCGAAGCAGTAGATCACCATTATGGAGGATCTTGTGAAGAGTTTCTGCAGATGTCTGATCCTTCATGGTTCCAGCTCATATGCCATCAGGCCAAGCCTATTGAAGAACCCGATGTCAAGTCCAGTCAGTTTGATTCAGCCAGAGTAGATTATTCTGATCCAGAGGCATTCATTAGAAATATTTTGGATTTATCAGATGAATCTAACTCATTGCCTGGACTAGTAAGCGAGGAAACAGGCAACATGAAGCACATTACCCTTGTTCTTGATCTGGATG AAACGCTGGTCCATTCCTCAATGGTACCGTGTGATAGAGCTGACTTCACAATTAAAATTTTCCTTGACAAGGAGCACACTGTATATGTGAGACAGAGGCCTTTCCTCCAAACATTTCTGGAGAAAGTATCAGAGAAGTTTGAAATCATCATTTTCACAGCTAGTAAAAAGTTATATGCTGATAAATTGCTGGATGTGCTTGATCctgaaaataagtttttttcacGACGATTGTACCGGGATTCATGCATCTTTGAAGATAGTATCTACACCAAAGATTTGACTGTTCTTGGAATTGACCTGGCAAAAGTATTCATAATCGACAACTCTCCTCAG GTGTACAGGTTGCAAGTTAATAATGGGATTCCTATTGTAAGTTGGTATGAAGATCCTTCTGATATTGCTCTGATTTCTTTGCTCCCTTTCCTGGAGGAACTGGCTGATGTGGATGATGTTCGCCCCATCATTGCACAGAAATTCGGGGCTAGGAATAAATAG